A genomic window from Leptospira andrefontaineae includes:
- a CDS encoding acyl-CoA dehydrogenase family protein gives MIANNYFTDDEDLKLIFEHLIDWASIVKSTEGEEFFEHELYKKTNNPRYEMAPSSVEEAVELYRSSLESLGEFFGKDVSQLSSIMDRKHLRYENGKVIFPDETTSIYEKFRDTGLMPFSISREAGGLGLPGTMSAFYGMVMARADVSFCMTVALLNLAQIVSRYGTEEQIENFAAKAATGETLFAMSLTEPDFGSDLNNVRTTAVKMEDGHYRLNGTKRFISQGCGLGPYPSSLLTLARTGNGGARGLSVFLVKSEDVTVAGIETKMGIHASPTCEIVYENSYGELLGQEGLGLTRYTTGMTNFMRLGSAACGPGSAAGAYYESQKYAEERQQFGKPIGQIPAVAEMLHKIKREMNASRLLTFETARVVDMYQHHQIRLEKANKEDREIRKDERVKKWGNLATILTPISKYYCSEEGHKCAGLAIQIHGGAGYTEDYDVARIFRDSRINTIYEGTSQIHVRIAVGAIVAGMSGEGNFKKYLESINADIESPSKYLNEQSQIFEDAISKFKSIEDDQAKERVAENLMIITSRYLCSMLYEKAVAKLKQNDQFDRWAKDCRAYLIDSTAISKACIYRIENAV, from the coding sequence ATGATAGCTAATAATTATTTTACAGACGACGAAGATTTAAAACTAATTTTCGAACATTTAATCGATTGGGCTTCGATCGTAAAATCAACCGAAGGTGAAGAATTTTTCGAACACGAACTTTATAAGAAAACAAATAACCCAAGATATGAAATGGCTCCTTCTAGCGTAGAAGAAGCTGTAGAGTTATACAGATCTAGTCTTGAATCCTTGGGTGAGTTTTTCGGAAAGGATGTCTCACAACTTTCTAGCATAATGGATAGGAAACATCTTCGCTACGAAAATGGAAAAGTGATCTTTCCGGATGAAACCACATCAATCTACGAAAAATTCCGAGATACTGGACTTATGCCCTTCTCCATTTCGAGAGAAGCGGGTGGACTCGGGCTACCAGGCACTATGAGCGCATTTTACGGAATGGTAATGGCAAGAGCAGATGTTTCCTTTTGTATGACTGTTGCTCTATTAAATCTAGCCCAGATCGTTTCTAGATACGGAACAGAAGAACAGATAGAAAACTTTGCAGCAAAGGCAGCAACCGGCGAAACTCTTTTTGCAATGTCTCTTACCGAACCGGATTTCGGCTCCGATCTAAATAATGTAAGAACTACCGCGGTAAAAATGGAAGACGGACATTACCGTCTAAATGGAACAAAACGTTTCATATCCCAAGGTTGTGGACTCGGCCCATATCCATCTAGTTTATTAACTCTTGCACGAACAGGAAATGGAGGAGCTCGAGGATTATCCGTATTCTTGGTAAAAAGTGAAGATGTAACTGTTGCCGGGATTGAAACTAAAATGGGAATCCATGCATCACCTACCTGCGAAATCGTATATGAAAACAGTTACGGCGAACTTTTAGGCCAAGAAGGTCTCGGTCTTACCAGATACACTACCGGTATGACAAACTTTATGAGATTAGGAAGCGCAGCTTGTGGTCCAGGAAGTGCAGCCGGAGCATATTACGAATCTCAAAAGTACGCGGAAGAAAGACAACAATTCGGAAAACCGATCGGACAAATCCCTGCAGTCGCAGAGATGCTTCATAAAATTAAAAGAGAAATGAACGCGTCTAGACTTCTCACATTCGAAACCGCTCGTGTTGTGGATATGTACCAACACCACCAGATCCGTTTGGAAAAAGCGAATAAGGAAGATAGAGAGATCCGAAAAGACGAAAGAGTCAAAAAATGGGGAAACCTTGCAACGATACTTACGCCTATCTCTAAATACTATTGTTCGGAAGAAGGACATAAATGTGCAGGGCTTGCCATTCAAATCCATGGTGGAGCCGGTTATACTGAAGATTATGATGTGGCGAGAATATTTAGGGACTCTAGGATCAATACGATCTACGAAGGAACAAGCCAGATCCATGTTCGAATTGCGGTTGGTGCGATTGTAGCAGGAATGAGCGGAGAAGGAAATTTCAAAAAATATCTGGAATCGATCAATGCAGATATTGAATCACCTTCTAAATATCTAAATGAACAATCTCAAATCTTTGAAGATGCAATTTCGAAGTTTAAATCGATCGAAGACGATCAAGCGAAAGAAAGAGTCGCTGAAAACCTAATGATCATTACTTCCAGATATCTATGCAGTATGTTGTATGAAAAAGCTGTAGCTAAGCTGAAACAAAACGACCAATTCGATCGTTGGGCAAAAGATTGTAGAGCGTATCTAATCGATAGTACGGCGATTTCAAAAGCATGTATCTATAGAATAGAGAATGCTGTATAA
- a CDS encoding GNAT family N-acetyltransferase, which yields MGSGTVQKKQKVERKLEVRIAENQLEIERTLALRYDVFNLELGEGLPQSAATRKDRDEYDLFCDHLIVVDKNRDDMIVGTYRILRRSVAKANLGFYSDNEFDITKIYELEREPAEIGRSCVHPEYRDGSVISLLWGGLAQYMKKNNIGYLFGCGSVHSTDAQSANEVYAFLKDKQALAGEAFDVKPLPGFEMPGFDQNYSPEDIKEVSKRIPALIKGYIRAGSTICGIPALDAVFKTTDFFIIFDIKDIEARYSKHYLE from the coding sequence ATGGGATCAGGAACAGTCCAAAAAAAGCAAAAAGTAGAACGTAAGCTTGAAGTAAGGATCGCTGAGAATCAACTCGAGATCGAAAGAACTTTAGCTCTTCGTTATGACGTATTCAATCTAGAGTTGGGAGAAGGTTTACCTCAATCCGCAGCTACACGTAAAGACAGAGATGAATACGATTTATTTTGCGACCACCTTATCGTAGTAGATAAGAACAGAGATGATATGATCGTCGGAACTTATCGTATCCTGCGCAGAAGTGTCGCAAAGGCAAATCTGGGATTTTACTCAGATAACGAATTCGATATTACTAAAATTTACGAATTAGAAAGAGAACCTGCAGAGATTGGACGCAGTTGCGTTCATCCTGAATACAGAGACGGATCCGTAATCTCTCTTCTTTGGGGCGGACTCGCTCAATACATGAAGAAGAACAATATCGGATATCTTTTCGGTTGCGGTTCCGTTCATAGCACTGATGCTCAATCTGCAAACGAAGTTTATGCGTTTTTGAAAGATAAACAAGCTCTTGCTGGAGAAGCTTTCGACGTAAAACCTCTTCCTGGATTCGAGATGCCAGGTTTCGATCAGAACTACTCTCCAGAAGATATCAAAGAAGTTTCTAAAAGAATCCCTGCATTGATCAAAGGGTATATTAGAGCCGGATCAACAATCTGCGGAATTCCAGCATTGGATGCAGTTTTCAAGACTACCGACTTCTTTATCATCTTCGATATCAAAGACATCGAAGCAAGATACAGCAAACATTACTTAGAGTAG
- a CDS encoding PilZ domain-containing protein, producing MEKRKQVRVVPFPKQPVQLQLMGNGFLDILVAQDVSEGGIAVRVPHKFDGCDIHSSVEIVISLPGYKPFKALGKIKHLSASKEAQGLFGLQFTQIDVKGKGFLVDYVKKLTSLRRMAG from the coding sequence ATGGAGAAAAGAAAACAGGTAAGGGTAGTCCCTTTCCCTAAACAACCAGTTCAACTCCAATTGATGGGAAACGGTTTTTTAGACATTCTTGTCGCCCAGGACGTTAGTGAGGGAGGGATAGCGGTCCGTGTTCCCCATAAATTCGATGGATGCGATATTCATTCCAGCGTGGAAATTGTGATCTCTCTGCCCGGATACAAACCATTTAAAGCATTAGGTAAGATCAAACACTTGAGCGCTTCCAAGGAAGCACAGGGCCTTTTCGGTCTCCAATTCACCCAAATCGACGTAAAAGGGAAAGGTTTCCTGGTCGATTATGTCAAAAAACTGACTTCTCTCCGCAGAATGGCAGGATAA
- a CDS encoding histone deacetylase, with protein MGKVAYNNPRFFDFVYDDFLCAAVDSHVAQSGVLFHSLTKESVWELFEITGVLAELKKRGYDSFQLDLSGSDDTYQKLILTHQNEILVHLRLSIQEYRIRLNDYFFKEKYLVVNWLQTRHPKQEGRDSARLYPGQDVPGLGIFTEMADLIGFLIISLRLNGAVIRPEYFHDAVLFSRKFHFLEADSKALYQALRTTFPKHSIRAISTLLQHGKIVDAKRGVIEWKPIEMIFFLEKSLNFFVFNRKFEKKVSKILSTYKLSLVEGAEAELGLNT; from the coding sequence ATGGGTAAGGTTGCATACAATAATCCGCGTTTTTTCGATTTTGTATACGACGACTTTTTATGTGCGGCGGTGGACTCTCACGTCGCACAATCCGGAGTTCTATTTCATTCTTTAACCAAAGAAAGTGTTTGGGAACTTTTCGAGATTACTGGGGTTCTGGCGGAACTCAAAAAAAGAGGATATGATTCCTTCCAGTTGGATCTTTCCGGTAGCGACGATACCTACCAAAAATTAATCCTAACTCACCAAAACGAAATTTTAGTACATCTACGTTTGAGCATCCAAGAATATCGGATACGTCTCAACGATTACTTCTTCAAAGAAAAATATTTGGTTGTGAATTGGCTTCAGACACGTCATCCGAAACAGGAAGGAAGAGATTCTGCTCGTTTATATCCCGGTCAAGATGTTCCGGGCCTAGGGATTTTTACCGAGATGGCGGACCTCATTGGATTTCTGATTATCTCACTCAGGTTGAATGGCGCAGTGATCCGTCCCGAATATTTTCATGATGCAGTACTCTTCTCTCGTAAATTCCATTTTTTAGAAGCCGACTCCAAGGCGCTTTATCAGGCTTTGAGAACAACCTTCCCGAAACATTCTATCCGAGCTATCTCCACTCTTTTACAACACGGAAAGATCGTAGATGCAAAACGTGGGGTGATCGAATGGAAACCGATAGAGATGATTTTCTTTCTGGAAAAATCTTTGAACTTCTTCGTATTCAATCGTAAGTTTGAGAAGAAGGTTTCCAAGATACTTTCCACATACAAACTCTCTTTAGTAGAAGGTGCAGAGGCAGAATTAGGACTAAATACTTAG
- a CDS encoding alpha/beta fold hydrolase: protein MSEPLWRTHPLAWKASGAFFEWKKRKLFYRIGGEGEALLLLHGFPTSSWDWKDVWETLTHQYKVLTLDYLGFGFSEKPKDGHYSIFEYADQVEFFLQEQGIKKVHILAHDLGDTVAQELVARFREKNSGQRIGGPDLESVFFLNGGIFPETHRPRAVQKLLNGPLGFLFSRLVNKTSFQKSFSEVFGPNTKPIQEELDGFWECVNNGGGKLIYHKLIRYMRERKIFRDRWVGAILDSPIPYALADGLEDPVSGQHVVDRLREMRPDAKVYELPGIGHYPQTEAADQVLKAYSNFRSKL from the coding sequence ATGTCGGAACCGCTTTGGAGAACCCACCCTTTGGCTTGGAAGGCATCGGGAGCTTTCTTTGAATGGAAAAAAAGGAAACTATTCTATCGAATAGGCGGAGAAGGAGAGGCACTTCTTCTTTTACACGGATTTCCCACTTCTTCCTGGGATTGGAAGGATGTATGGGAAACTCTTACTCATCAATACAAAGTTCTGACCTTAGATTATTTGGGCTTCGGTTTTTCTGAAAAACCTAAAGACGGGCATTATTCTATTTTTGAATACGCGGACCAGGTAGAGTTCTTCCTACAAGAGCAAGGGATTAAAAAAGTGCATATTCTTGCTCATGATCTAGGAGACACAGTTGCCCAAGAATTGGTCGCAAGATTTAGGGAGAAAAACTCCGGACAGAGGATCGGTGGACCCGACTTGGAGTCAGTATTCTTCCTAAATGGAGGGATCTTTCCGGAGACTCATAGACCTAGAGCGGTACAGAAATTATTAAACGGCCCTTTGGGATTTTTATTCTCCCGTTTAGTGAACAAGACTTCCTTCCAAAAAAGTTTTTCAGAAGTTTTCGGACCGAATACAAAACCTATCCAAGAGGAGTTGGACGGTTTTTGGGAATGTGTGAACAACGGAGGGGGGAAGTTGATCTATCACAAGTTGATAAGATACATGAGAGAAAGAAAAATTTTCAGAGATAGATGGGTGGGAGCAATCCTCGATAGTCCGATTCCGTACGCTTTGGCGGATGGTCTGGAAGATCCTGTCAGCGGACAACATGTAGTGGATCGATTGAGAGAGATGAGACCGGACGCGAAAGTGTACGAACTCCCGGGCATAGGACATTATCCTCAGACAGAAGCTGCAGATCAGGTTTTGAAAGCGTATTCAAACTTCAGATCTAAACTTTGA
- a CDS encoding aldo/keto reductase: MESPYSRRKFLKLLALSAAGISLSEKMISPLFSQTSGASKMLKRKIPKTGEEIPAIGLGTWQTLDVDPDPSSLAPLKEVLSEFLHTGGGVVDSSPMYGRSEEIFGILSKDFSDTEKRKFFLATKVWIRGEAAGKSQIEASFKKMKAEKIDLFQIHNLLDTQTHLKTLRGLKEKGKIRYIGLTHFTTSAFAEMERISEKEKPDFLQIPYSIQTREAEDRILPFAQEHGIAVLINRPFEEGGLFRNTKGKILPEYFKEWDCNSFAQGFLKYILSHPAVTCAIPATSKLSHLKDNMGAGLGRFPEGKERKVFLSNLLDAMD, translated from the coding sequence ATGGAAAGCCCTTATTCCAGAAGAAAGTTCCTGAAACTTTTGGCGTTATCCGCCGCAGGTATAAGTCTTTCGGAGAAAATGATTTCTCCGTTATTCTCCCAGACGTCCGGAGCTTCTAAGATGTTAAAACGTAAGATCCCAAAAACTGGAGAAGAAATTCCTGCAATCGGTCTAGGTACTTGGCAGACTTTAGATGTGGATCCGGATCCTTCTTCTTTGGCCCCTTTAAAAGAAGTTTTGTCGGAGTTCCTACATACTGGCGGAGGTGTGGTAGATTCTTCTCCCATGTATGGTCGTTCCGAGGAAATTTTCGGGATTTTATCCAAGGATTTTTCCGACACGGAGAAAAGGAAATTTTTCTTAGCTACAAAGGTTTGGATCAGGGGAGAAGCAGCCGGAAAATCACAGATCGAAGCTTCTTTCAAAAAGATGAAAGCAGAGAAGATCGATCTATTCCAAATTCATAATTTACTAGATACTCAAACTCATCTCAAAACATTGAGAGGCCTAAAAGAAAAAGGAAAGATCCGTTATATAGGTCTGACACATTTTACAACCTCTGCATTCGCCGAAATGGAACGTATCTCCGAAAAAGAAAAACCGGACTTCTTGCAGATACCTTATTCTATCCAAACGCGTGAAGCAGAGGATCGAATTTTGCCTTTTGCCCAAGAACATGGGATTGCAGTCCTGATCAATCGCCCTTTTGAAGAGGGTGGACTTTTTAGGAATACAAAGGGTAAAATATTACCTGAATATTTTAAAGAATGGGATTGTAATTCATTCGCGCAGGGCTTCTTAAAATATATTCTTTCTCATCCGGCAGTGACTTGTGCAATCCCTGCGACTTCTAAACTTTCACATCTAAAAGATAATATGGGCGCTGGACTTGGCAGATTTCCGGAAGGCAAAGAAAGAAAAGTTTTTCTATCGAACCTTCTAGACGCAATGGATTGA